One genomic window of Verrucomicrobiales bacterium includes the following:
- a CDS encoding HDOD domain-containing protein, whose translation MDAIVARVEQCPSLPSLNCNARDMIRLLNAGQTYTHQICEIVQRDPSLTARVLRMVNSVYFGLAEPVTTIEEAIFFVGTEQIRHLAMATPVIEDFQKLVGSTPFAWRPFWQHCIAVALMTREVMSSLVAPTNQSDYVAGLVHDVGKIVMAAAFPKHFQEIHRRVAEEPVNLVDMEKQVLGTDHMVLGGMYLRRRNFPPALVDAAQHHSAPENAEHEPAIAAAVQIANLVVRKHQLGRSGEERPVSLERCLAASGWTFLAPSLSPEGRATAYAGWQRTLEGLPGILESVI comes from the coding sequence ATGGACGCGATCGTTGCCCGCGTCGAACAGTGCCCCTCGCTGCCTTCGCTGAACTGCAACGCCCGGGACATGATTCGCCTCTTGAACGCGGGCCAGACCTATACCCATCAGATTTGTGAAATTGTGCAGCGCGACCCCAGCCTGACGGCTCGGGTCCTGCGCATGGTCAACAGCGTTTACTTCGGCCTGGCGGAGCCGGTCACGACCATTGAGGAGGCGATTTTCTTCGTGGGGACTGAGCAGATCCGGCATCTCGCGATGGCGACGCCGGTGATCGAGGACTTTCAGAAGCTGGTCGGCAGCACCCCTTTCGCCTGGCGGCCGTTTTGGCAGCACTGCATTGCCGTCGCGTTGATGACCCGGGAAGTGATGAGTTCCCTGGTTGCTCCCACGAACCAATCCGACTACGTGGCGGGGTTGGTGCATGACGTCGGCAAGATTGTGATGGCGGCGGCGTTCCCCAAGCATTTTCAGGAAATCCATCGTCGCGTGGCCGAGGAGCCGGTGAATCTCGTGGACATGGAGAAGCAGGTGCTGGGCACGGATCACATGGTCTTGGGTGGCATGTATCTGCGGCGTCGGAATTTCCCGCCGGCCTTGGTCGATGCCGCGCAGCATCACAGCGCTCCGGAAAACGCGGAGCATGAGCCAGCCATTGCGGCGGCCGTTCAGATTGCGAATCTGGTCGTGCGCAAGCATCAGCTCGGCCGCAGCGGCGAGGAGCGTCCGGTCTCGCTCGAACGGTGCTTGGCGGCCAGCGGATGGACCTTTCTGGCACCGAGTCTCTCGCCGGAGGGACGAGCGACGGCCTATGCCGGCTGGCAGCGGACCTTGGAGGGTCTGCCCGGAATTCTGGAATCCGTGATCTGA
- a CDS encoding sigma-54-dependent Fis family transcriptional regulator codes for MLIEKVLLLEDDQVLRKTLEIQLKQCHYEVTAVPTLATARECLLKDNYDVVIADVRLPDGEGTDLLDFCRHRTNKPLVIIISGYGTVESAMDCMKQGAFDYLLKPFTPQQVEVCLCKAAEYTQLVKVNRFLSQTPTDETLSALIGDSTAMQEVHSLIAKVGPTDATVLIQGESGTGKELVAREIFRHSLRRNAAYIRVNCAAVPENLIESEFFGHEKGAFTGAVARREGRFELANGGTILLDEVSEVLPQVQAKLLRVLQERELERVGGSKTIPVDVRVIATTNRNLEESIARKEFREDLYFRLNVVPVYIPPLRRRMQDIPQLSQRFVDQSARRLGIPSPMLGSQCLDALMSHHWPGNVRELENVLQRAVIFAAGEETLTPEHLGLTRSTSHVVIASEELPERSRGTQPLQELDTLPTLDQLEKDLIFAALKRCNNNRTHAAKMIGISLRTLRNKLSEYRQAGYREAMITRDLEDAVSEAA; via the coding sequence ATGCTTATCGAGAAAGTATTGCTGCTGGAAGATGATCAGGTCCTCCGAAAGACCCTCGAGATCCAACTGAAACAATGCCACTATGAAGTGACCGCCGTCCCCACCCTGGCGACCGCACGGGAATGCCTCCTCAAGGACAACTACGACGTCGTCATCGCCGATGTCCGGCTGCCCGATGGCGAAGGAACCGACCTGCTCGACTTTTGCCGTCACCGAACCAACAAGCCGCTGGTCATCATCATTTCCGGCTACGGAACCGTAGAAAGCGCCATGGATTGCATGAAGCAGGGCGCGTTCGACTATCTGCTCAAACCCTTCACTCCGCAGCAGGTCGAGGTCTGCCTGTGCAAGGCGGCCGAATACACGCAGCTGGTGAAGGTCAACCGCTTCCTCAGCCAGACGCCCACCGACGAAACCCTGAGCGCCTTGATCGGCGATAGCACCGCGATGCAGGAAGTGCATTCGCTCATCGCCAAAGTGGGTCCCACGGATGCCACCGTGCTGATCCAAGGGGAAAGCGGCACGGGCAAGGAGCTGGTGGCGCGCGAGATCTTCCGGCACAGCCTGAGGCGCAACGCCGCCTACATCCGGGTGAACTGCGCCGCCGTGCCCGAAAACCTGATCGAGAGCGAGTTTTTCGGACACGAAAAAGGCGCCTTCACCGGAGCGGTCGCGCGCCGCGAGGGACGCTTCGAACTGGCCAATGGCGGGACCATCCTGCTCGACGAGGTCAGCGAGGTGCTGCCGCAAGTCCAAGCGAAGCTGTTGCGCGTGCTCCAGGAGCGGGAGCTTGAGCGCGTCGGGGGCAGCAAAACCATCCCGGTCGATGTCCGCGTAATCGCCACCACCAACCGAAATCTGGAGGAGAGCATCGCCCGCAAAGAATTTCGCGAAGACCTCTACTTCCGATTGAACGTGGTTCCCGTGTACATCCCGCCGCTGCGACGCCGCATGCAGGACATTCCACAGCTCTCCCAGCGCTTTGTTGATCAGAGCGCCCGCCGCCTGGGCATCCCGTCCCCGATGTTGGGCAGCCAGTGTTTGGATGCGCTCATGAGCCATCATTGGCCGGGGAATGTCCGCGAGCTGGAGAACGTCCTGCAGCGCGCGGTCATCTTCGCCGCCGGCGAGGAAACCCTGACACCCGAACACCTGGGGCTCACCCGATCCACCAGCCATGTGGTGATCGCCAGCGAAGAGCTGCCCGAGCGATCGCGAGGCACCCAGCCTCTGCAGGAACTAGACACGCTTCCAACCCTGGATCAGCTGGAAAAAGACCTCATCTTTGCCGCCCTCAAGCGCTGCAACAACAATCGTACGCACGCGGCCAAGATGATCGGGATCAGCCTACGCACTCTGCGCAACAAGCTGAGCGAGTATCGGCAAGCCGGCTACCGCGAAGCCATGATCACCCGAGATCTGGAAGACGCAGTCTCAGAAGCCGCGTGA
- a CDS encoding chemotaxis protein CheX, translating to MIDVLEDLIKGAVSEVFSTMLSIKTEPDSTLALLTTGGSHVATSVGFIGQITGIVFIYSNDDYARVITSRMLGLDPTEVDGEEMVNDSMGELGNMVVGHIKSRLCDRGMSCVLTIPSIVRGSQFSIQPVTSATRIVVGFRCDNTQQIAIEVLIKPEDKAQP from the coding sequence ATGATCGATGTCCTGGAAGATCTGATCAAAGGGGCCGTCTCCGAGGTGTTCAGCACAATGCTGTCAATCAAGACTGAGCCGGACTCAACGTTAGCCCTGCTGACCACAGGAGGATCGCACGTGGCCACCTCGGTGGGCTTTATCGGCCAGATCACGGGCATCGTGTTCATCTATTCCAACGATGACTACGCCCGCGTGATCACTTCTCGCATGTTGGGGTTGGACCCCACGGAGGTGGATGGCGAAGAAATGGTGAACGACTCCATGGGCGAGCTGGGCAACATGGTGGTGGGGCATATCAAATCGAGACTGTGCGACCGGGGGATGAGCTGCGTGCTCACCATTCCCTCCATCGTGCGCGGAAGCCAGTTTAGCATCCAGCCCGTGACGAGCGCGACGCGGATCGTCGTGGGATTTCGCTGCGACAACACCCAGCAGATAGCCATTGAGGTGTTGATCAAGCCCGAAGACAAAGCCCAGCCGTAG
- a CDS encoding tetratricopeptide repeat protein translates to MSRPPRKDRRWCPRPAQARRLASRHWATVLLCCQAIIGNLAANEDHAETNATAPAAQPASAPEPAKPHRPTSLVPSSEFITKPATEKHGETKEQERYDRLITQLEAGRKHRLEGKADAARATLVPILEESAPPEIQQVALLELGLLAEQEKEFSRAQQIYNQFLKTFSDSPTCPEVLLRQGLMYREMGTPTLALAKFYSVGSSALKLKEGNLETYRHVVLQAQTEIAETYFLQGKYEDAIDFFQRLLKQEAARLHRSQIHYRLVQCRERMGNDRDLEAAAREFLRLYPTSPENPEVRFLLANALKRMGRNRDALQEVSQLLVSQQSLSKTNRATWIYWQQRAGNEIANQLYQEGDYLNALDVYEGLLPLSGRLDWQLPLLYQIGLVYEKLAQTSKAEQAYRQLILRAGEGTTNLTSALRPVVGMAKWRADQLQWTGQAERTNAFFNSGTKPKTPGAAAPTGTPPAPREP, encoded by the coding sequence ATGAGCCGCCCTCCGCGAAAAGATCGCCGCTGGTGTCCCAGGCCCGCCCAGGCCCGCCGGCTCGCGAGCCGCCACTGGGCCACCGTCCTGCTCTGCTGCCAAGCCATCATCGGGAACCTCGCGGCCAACGAGGATCACGCTGAAACAAATGCCACCGCGCCGGCGGCCCAACCAGCCAGCGCACCGGAGCCAGCGAAACCGCATCGGCCCACCAGCCTGGTCCCCTCCTCGGAGTTCATCACCAAACCCGCGACCGAAAAGCATGGTGAGACCAAGGAGCAGGAGCGCTACGACCGCTTGATCACTCAGCTGGAGGCGGGTCGCAAACATCGTCTTGAAGGAAAGGCCGACGCGGCCCGGGCCACTCTGGTCCCCATCCTCGAAGAATCCGCCCCGCCGGAGATCCAGCAGGTTGCCCTGCTCGAACTGGGCCTGCTGGCCGAGCAGGAGAAGGAATTCTCCCGCGCTCAGCAGATCTACAACCAGTTCCTCAAAACGTTCTCGGACTCGCCCACCTGTCCGGAGGTCCTCCTGCGCCAGGGGCTCATGTACCGTGAAATGGGGACCCCGACGCTCGCTCTCGCCAAATTCTATTCCGTGGGGAGCAGTGCGCTCAAACTGAAGGAAGGGAATCTGGAGACCTATCGCCATGTGGTGCTCCAAGCCCAGACCGAAATCGCCGAGACCTACTTCCTGCAGGGAAAATACGAGGACGCCATCGACTTTTTCCAACGATTGCTGAAGCAGGAAGCGGCCCGGCTCCACCGCTCCCAGATTCATTACCGCCTCGTCCAATGCCGGGAACGGATGGGCAACGACCGGGACCTGGAGGCCGCGGCACGGGAGTTCCTGCGGCTCTATCCAACGTCACCCGAAAATCCCGAGGTCCGGTTTCTCCTGGCCAACGCGCTGAAGCGCATGGGGCGAAACCGGGACGCGCTCCAGGAGGTCAGCCAGCTGCTGGTCTCCCAGCAGAGCTTGAGCAAAACCAACCGGGCGACCTGGATTTACTGGCAGCAGCGAGCCGGCAACGAAATCGCCAACCAGCTCTACCAGGAAGGCGACTATCTCAACGCCCTGGACGTTTACGAAGGCCTGCTCCCGCTGAGCGGACGCCTCGACTGGCAGCTTCCCCTGCTCTACCAAATCGGACTCGTCTATGAGAAGCTCGCTCAAACGTCCAAGGCGGAACAAGCCTACCGGCAACTGATCCTCAGAGCCGGCGAGGGCACCACCAACCTGACCTCCGCCCTGCGTCCCGTGGTCGGCATGGCGAAATGGAGAGCCGACCAACTGCAATGGACCGGCCAAGCGGAGCGCACGAACGCCTTCTTCAACAGCGGCACCAAACCGAAAACCCCGGGCGCCGCTGCGCCAACTGGTACCCCTCCTGCTCCCCGGGAACCATGA
- a CDS encoding response regulator, which yields MGRKILTVDDSKTIRLIVAKAFKTFDCEILEGSNGVEGLAVATREKPDVIILDFTMPIMDGYEMLSKLKADPDLKSIPVIMLTAEAGREQVLKIAKLGVRDYLIKPFKEDMIIERVSRVIELKPRGEAVAKAKNYDDVIQILVVDDKPAIVDQIRAGLADTKWKVEGVSAPGQAVDHCSSSSPDLIMVSLTLPENGGYTLFQMLRGSAKTKSVPVFGLTVKTDTDQQTRAQQSGFTGVLTKPIDFDELKTRVCRSLNLDTSLRYFATRDGALVMTLPVDFSQSVANEVGMHLRNKVNAAVDAGLDKMVIDLSQLKKADITLIKVGLNAIQLCHELSLKYSMIGSEAVCLECKNYEETKDWRLFTSYQDAMAQLGVKLAAAA from the coding sequence ATGGGACGCAAGATATTGACAGTTGATGACAGCAAGACCATCCGCCTCATCGTTGCGAAGGCTTTCAAGACCTTCGACTGCGAGATTCTGGAAGGATCCAATGGCGTCGAAGGCCTGGCTGTCGCGACACGCGAAAAACCGGATGTCATCATCCTGGACTTCACCATGCCCATCATGGATGGGTACGAGATGCTCTCCAAGCTGAAGGCTGATCCGGATTTAAAATCCATTCCGGTAATCATGCTGACGGCTGAAGCAGGCCGCGAGCAGGTGCTGAAGATCGCCAAGCTCGGGGTTCGCGACTACCTCATCAAGCCTTTCAAAGAAGACATGATCATCGAGCGGGTCAGCCGCGTGATCGAGCTGAAGCCCCGCGGAGAAGCGGTGGCCAAGGCGAAGAATTACGACGACGTCATCCAGATTCTGGTCGTCGACGACAAGCCCGCCATCGTGGATCAAATCCGAGCCGGGCTGGCCGACACGAAATGGAAAGTGGAGGGAGTCAGCGCCCCCGGTCAGGCGGTCGATCATTGCAGTTCCAGCTCCCCGGATCTGATCATGGTGAGCCTGACCCTGCCTGAAAACGGAGGCTACACGCTGTTCCAGATGTTACGGGGCAGCGCCAAGACAAAGAGCGTCCCGGTGTTTGGACTGACCGTCAAAACCGACACCGACCAGCAGACCCGAGCCCAGCAGAGCGGCTTCACCGGCGTGCTGACCAAGCCCATCGATTTCGACGAGCTCAAGACGCGGGTTTGCCGCTCCCTGAACCTCGACACGTCGCTCCGCTACTTCGCCACCCGCGACGGCGCACTGGTCATGACCCTGCCGGTCGACTTCAGCCAGAGCGTTGCCAACGAGGTCGGAATGCACCTCCGCAACAAGGTGAACGCGGCAGTGGATGCCGGATTGGACAAGATGGTCATCGATCTCAGCCAGTTGAAAAAGGCCGACATCACCCTGATCAAGGTAGGCCTGAATGCGATTCAGTTGTGCCACGAGCTCTCATTGAAATACAGCATGATCGGATCCGAAGCCGTATGCCTGGAATGCAAGAACTACGAAGAAACCAAGGACTGGCGCCTGTTCACCAGCTACCAGGACGCCATGGCGCAGCTGGGGGTAAAACTCGCGGCCGCCGCTTAG